The Engystomops pustulosus chromosome 9, aEngPut4.maternal, whole genome shotgun sequence genome includes a window with the following:
- the WAS gene encoding actin nucleation-promoting factor WAS isoform X1: protein MSRGPSKTGGRAQENVPSVLLQAQENQKVFQMLGRKCMTLATTVAQLLLSPNNDHWIKQGCGVVCIVKDNPKRSYFIRFYDITEEKLVWEQEIYQQFAYSSPRPYFHTFPSDEYQAGLNFASEEEAENFRAVVEEKMQKRQHRQEKRPPPPPVSDERRSTLPLPPPPGQFTNGPPSPQTHLPIPHSGLNMPAVSIQNPDITSERYRALPIPNDRSKSKKGKKKFSKADIGAPSGFKHVSHVGWDPNNGFDVNALDPELRDLFSKAGISDAQLKDAETSKLIYDFIEQHGGVEAVKEELRMGDSSAPPPPPPSRYAPSPTHPTQGRGRSGPLPPPPTRGSSVPPPPPPSRSCPAPPPPSDFHRAPPPPRSAAPPSPRGGVGGPPPPPPPPPPPPAPEHAHGGPRPPPPPASSSGQVPQTSSTPVGRGALLDQIRQGIQLNKVTEQGDVPSSPQTSACSEGLVGALMHVMQKRSKVIHSSDEDEDDGGDEDDDDEWDD, encoded by the exons ATGAGCAGAGGGCCCTCCAAAACCGGGGGCCGCGCCCAGGAGAAtgtcccctctgtcctcctccaggcgcAGGAGAATCAGAAGGTGTTCCAGATGCTGGGGAGAAAGTGCATG ACTTTGGCAACCACTGTGGCCCAGCTTCTTCTCTCCCCTAACAATGATCACTGGATAAAGCAGGGCTGTGGCGTTGTGTGCATAGTGAAAGACAATCCGAAACGCTCCTATTTTATCCGTTTCTATGACATCACG GAAGAAAAGCTGGTCTGGGAGCAAGAGATATATCAGCAATTTGCGTATTCCTCTCCCCGTCCATATTTCCACACCTTCCCGTCAGAT GAATACCAGGCTGGTTTGAATTTTGCCAGTGAAGAGGAAGCTGAAAACTTTCGAGCTGTTGTTgaggaaaaaatgcaaaaaagacaACACAGACAAG AAAAGCGTCCACCGCCCCCACCAGTATCAGACG AAAGAAGAAGCACCCTCCCTCTGCCACCACCCCCAGGACAATTCACCAATG GCCCTCCAAGCCCACAGACTCATCTACCAATACCCCATTCAGGTCTTAACATGCCGGCAGTCAGTATTCAAAACCCAGATATCACATCGGAAAGATACAGAGCCCTTCCTATTCCCAACGATAGGTCCAAGAGCAAAAAGGGAAAGAAGAAATTCTCCAAAGCGGATATCGGGGCACCGAGTGGCTTCAA acacgtctCTCACGTTGGTTGGGATCCAAATAATGGGTTTGAT GTAAATGCATTGGACCCCGAACTCCGTGACCTTTTCAGCAAAGCAGGAATAAGCGATGCACAATTGAAAGACGCAGAAACCTCAAAACTGATCTATGACTTCATAGAGCAGCATGGAGGGGTGGAGGCGGTAAAAGAAGAATTAAGAATGGGAG ATTCCTctgccccaccaccaccaccaccttccCGCTATGCTCCATCTCCCACCCATCCAACACAGGGAAGAGGCAGATCAGGCCCCTTACCCCCACCACCAACCCGAGGTTCTAGTgtccctccaccacctcctccatctCGCAGTTGCCCTGCTCCACCACCTCCCTCTGATTTCCACAGAGCTCCACCGCCTCCACGAAGTGCTGCTCCACCATCTCCACGAGGAGGAGTAGGTGGTCCACCtcctcccccaccaccacctccaccaccaccagccccAGAACACGCTCATGGTGGTCCtcgtcctcctccccctccagcttcATCATCAGGCCAAGTGCCACAGACCTCTTCTACTCCTGTTGGTCGTGGAGCCCTGCTAGACCAGATCAGACAGGGTATCCAACTCAATAAG GTGACAGAGCAAGGTGATGTGCCCAGCTCCCCTCAGACTAGCGCCTGCTCAGAGGGGTTAGTGGGAGCTCTCATGCATGTCATGCAAAAGAGAAGCAAAGTCATCCATTCTTCAG ATGAGGATGAAGATGACGGAggagatgaggatgatgatgatgagtgggaTGACTGA
- the WAS gene encoding actin nucleation-promoting factor WAS isoform X2, translated as MSRGPSKTGGRAQENVPSVLLQAQENQKVFQMLGRKCMTLATTVAQLLLSPNNDHWIKQGCGVVCIVKDNPKRSYFIRFYDITEEKLVWEQEIYQQFAYSSPRPYFHTFPSDEYQAGLNFASEEEAENFRAVVEEKMQKRQHRQERRSTLPLPPPPGQFTNGPPSPQTHLPIPHSGLNMPAVSIQNPDITSERYRALPIPNDRSKSKKGKKKFSKADIGAPSGFKHVSHVGWDPNNGFDVNALDPELRDLFSKAGISDAQLKDAETSKLIYDFIEQHGGVEAVKEELRMGDSSAPPPPPPSRYAPSPTHPTQGRGRSGPLPPPPTRGSSVPPPPPPSRSCPAPPPPSDFHRAPPPPRSAAPPSPRGGVGGPPPPPPPPPPPPAPEHAHGGPRPPPPPASSSGQVPQTSSTPVGRGALLDQIRQGIQLNKVTEQGDVPSSPQTSACSEGLVGALMHVMQKRSKVIHSSDEDEDDGGDEDDDDEWDD; from the exons ATGAGCAGAGGGCCCTCCAAAACCGGGGGCCGCGCCCAGGAGAAtgtcccctctgtcctcctccaggcgcAGGAGAATCAGAAGGTGTTCCAGATGCTGGGGAGAAAGTGCATG ACTTTGGCAACCACTGTGGCCCAGCTTCTTCTCTCCCCTAACAATGATCACTGGATAAAGCAGGGCTGTGGCGTTGTGTGCATAGTGAAAGACAATCCGAAACGCTCCTATTTTATCCGTTTCTATGACATCACG GAAGAAAAGCTGGTCTGGGAGCAAGAGATATATCAGCAATTTGCGTATTCCTCTCCCCGTCCATATTTCCACACCTTCCCGTCAGAT GAATACCAGGCTGGTTTGAATTTTGCCAGTGAAGAGGAAGCTGAAAACTTTCGAGCTGTTGTTgaggaaaaaatgcaaaaaagacaACACAGACAAG AAAGAAGAAGCACCCTCCCTCTGCCACCACCCCCAGGACAATTCACCAATG GCCCTCCAAGCCCACAGACTCATCTACCAATACCCCATTCAGGTCTTAACATGCCGGCAGTCAGTATTCAAAACCCAGATATCACATCGGAAAGATACAGAGCCCTTCCTATTCCCAACGATAGGTCCAAGAGCAAAAAGGGAAAGAAGAAATTCTCCAAAGCGGATATCGGGGCACCGAGTGGCTTCAA acacgtctCTCACGTTGGTTGGGATCCAAATAATGGGTTTGAT GTAAATGCATTGGACCCCGAACTCCGTGACCTTTTCAGCAAAGCAGGAATAAGCGATGCACAATTGAAAGACGCAGAAACCTCAAAACTGATCTATGACTTCATAGAGCAGCATGGAGGGGTGGAGGCGGTAAAAGAAGAATTAAGAATGGGAG ATTCCTctgccccaccaccaccaccaccttccCGCTATGCTCCATCTCCCACCCATCCAACACAGGGAAGAGGCAGATCAGGCCCCTTACCCCCACCACCAACCCGAGGTTCTAGTgtccctccaccacctcctccatctCGCAGTTGCCCTGCTCCACCACCTCCCTCTGATTTCCACAGAGCTCCACCGCCTCCACGAAGTGCTGCTCCACCATCTCCACGAGGAGGAGTAGGTGGTCCACCtcctcccccaccaccacctccaccaccaccagccccAGAACACGCTCATGGTGGTCCtcgtcctcctccccctccagcttcATCATCAGGCCAAGTGCCACAGACCTCTTCTACTCCTGTTGGTCGTGGAGCCCTGCTAGACCAGATCAGACAGGGTATCCAACTCAATAAG GTGACAGAGCAAGGTGATGTGCCCAGCTCCCCTCAGACTAGCGCCTGCTCAGAGGGGTTAGTGGGAGCTCTCATGCATGTCATGCAAAAGAGAAGCAAAGTCATCCATTCTTCAG ATGAGGATGAAGATGACGGAggagatgaggatgatgatgatgagtgggaTGACTGA
- the SUV39H1 gene encoding histone-lysine N-methyltransferase SUV39H1 isoform X1, whose product MAENLNSVRGCSVQCLSSESHLQELCRIEHVCCAPLGVNRKNICNFEVEYLCDYKRIQDEELYLVKWKGYPDSDCSWEPRHHLKCFNLLKQFHRDLERELLRRAKAAGNTPSRKSIARCPRRLDSSLSHHVVLKAKQRQRLRMWEQKLNNKHAHPGFILVENEVDLEGPPKDFVYINQYKVGEGVTITQSAVGCKCRDCFTDEGGCCPGGFQHKLAYNEYGQVKVKPGFPIYECNSLCRCGPSCPNRVVQKGIQYKFCIFRTSDGRGWGVRTLEKIRKNSFVMEYVGEIITSDEAERRGHIYDRQGATYLFDLDYVEDVYTVDAARYGNISHFVNHSCKPNLQVYNVFIDNQDERLPRIAFFSTRTIRTGEELTFDYNMQVDPVDVESTKMDSNFGLAGLPGSPKKRIRVECKCGAAQCRKYLF is encoded by the exons ATGGCGGAGAATTTAAACTCTGTGCGAG GTTGTTCTGTGCAATGTCTCTCCTCTGAATCTCATCTTCAGGAACTTTGTCGGATTGAGCACGTATGTTGTGCACCCCTCGGGGTGAACCGAAAGAACATCTGCAACTTTGAGGTGGAATATCTGTGTGATTACAAGAGAATACAG GATGAGGAGTTATACCTTGTGAAGTGGAAGGGATACCCCGACTCTGATTGTTCGTGGGAACCGCGTCACCACCTCAAGTGCTTCAACCTCCTCAAACAGTTTCACCGAGATTTGGAGCGCGAGCTTCTCCGACGCGCTAAGGCTGCAGGAAACACGCCTAGTAGAAAATCCATAGCCCGGTGCCCACGCAGGCTGGACTCCAGCCTCTCGCACCACGTCGTTTTAAAAGCCAAACAGAGACAACGGCTTCGTATGTGGGAGCAGAAGCTGAATAACAAGCATGCCCATCCTGGCTTCATATTAGTAGAGAATGAAGTGGATCTGGAGGGGCCACCAAAAGACTTTGTGTACATCAACCAATATAAGGTGGGGGAAGGTGTAACCATTACCCAGTCGGCTGTAGGGTGCAAGTGCCGAGACTGTTTTACAGATGAGGGAGGCTGCTGTCCAGGTGGATTTCAGCACAAATTAGCTTACAATGAATATGGACAGGTGAAGGTCAAACCAGGCTTTCCAATTTACGAGTGTAACTCTCTGTGTCGGTGTGGCCCCTCCTGTCCTAATCGCGTGGTACAAAAAGGAATTCAATACAAATTCTGCATCTTCAGGACCTCTGATGGAAGGGGATGGGGGGTCCGAACACTGGAAAAGATCCGCAAGAACAGCTTTGTGATGGAGTATGTTGGAGAG ATAATCACCTCAGATGAGGCTGAGCGGAGGGGACATATCTATGACCGGcagggggccacctacctgtttgATCTGGATTATGTGGAGGATGTTTACACTGTGGACGCTGCCCGCTATGGAAATATCTCGCACTTTGTCAACCACAGT TGTAAGCCGAACCTCCAAGTCTACAACGTCTTCATTGATAACCAAGATGAGCGACTACCTCGCATTGCGTTTTTTTCCACCCGTACAATACGTACAGGCGAGGAGCTGACTTTTGACTACAACATGCAAG tGGATCCAGTCGATGTTGAAAGTACAAAAATGGATTCCAATTTTGGCCTGGCCGGACTTCCTGGATCCCCGAAAAAACGAATCCGTGTGGAGTGCAAATGTGGCGCAGCCCAGTGTCGTAAATACCTCTTCTGA
- the SUV39H1 gene encoding histone-lysine N-methyltransferase SUV39H1 isoform X2 has protein sequence MTGCSVQCLSSESHLQELCRIEHVCCAPLGVNRKNICNFEVEYLCDYKRIQDEELYLVKWKGYPDSDCSWEPRHHLKCFNLLKQFHRDLERELLRRAKAAGNTPSRKSIARCPRRLDSSLSHHVVLKAKQRQRLRMWEQKLNNKHAHPGFILVENEVDLEGPPKDFVYINQYKVGEGVTITQSAVGCKCRDCFTDEGGCCPGGFQHKLAYNEYGQVKVKPGFPIYECNSLCRCGPSCPNRVVQKGIQYKFCIFRTSDGRGWGVRTLEKIRKNSFVMEYVGEIITSDEAERRGHIYDRQGATYLFDLDYVEDVYTVDAARYGNISHFVNHSCKPNLQVYNVFIDNQDERLPRIAFFSTRTIRTGEELTFDYNMQVDPVDVESTKMDSNFGLAGLPGSPKKRIRVECKCGAAQCRKYLF, from the exons ATGACAG GTTGTTCTGTGCAATGTCTCTCCTCTGAATCTCATCTTCAGGAACTTTGTCGGATTGAGCACGTATGTTGTGCACCCCTCGGGGTGAACCGAAAGAACATCTGCAACTTTGAGGTGGAATATCTGTGTGATTACAAGAGAATACAG GATGAGGAGTTATACCTTGTGAAGTGGAAGGGATACCCCGACTCTGATTGTTCGTGGGAACCGCGTCACCACCTCAAGTGCTTCAACCTCCTCAAACAGTTTCACCGAGATTTGGAGCGCGAGCTTCTCCGACGCGCTAAGGCTGCAGGAAACACGCCTAGTAGAAAATCCATAGCCCGGTGCCCACGCAGGCTGGACTCCAGCCTCTCGCACCACGTCGTTTTAAAAGCCAAACAGAGACAACGGCTTCGTATGTGGGAGCAGAAGCTGAATAACAAGCATGCCCATCCTGGCTTCATATTAGTAGAGAATGAAGTGGATCTGGAGGGGCCACCAAAAGACTTTGTGTACATCAACCAATATAAGGTGGGGGAAGGTGTAACCATTACCCAGTCGGCTGTAGGGTGCAAGTGCCGAGACTGTTTTACAGATGAGGGAGGCTGCTGTCCAGGTGGATTTCAGCACAAATTAGCTTACAATGAATATGGACAGGTGAAGGTCAAACCAGGCTTTCCAATTTACGAGTGTAACTCTCTGTGTCGGTGTGGCCCCTCCTGTCCTAATCGCGTGGTACAAAAAGGAATTCAATACAAATTCTGCATCTTCAGGACCTCTGATGGAAGGGGATGGGGGGTCCGAACACTGGAAAAGATCCGCAAGAACAGCTTTGTGATGGAGTATGTTGGAGAG ATAATCACCTCAGATGAGGCTGAGCGGAGGGGACATATCTATGACCGGcagggggccacctacctgtttgATCTGGATTATGTGGAGGATGTTTACACTGTGGACGCTGCCCGCTATGGAAATATCTCGCACTTTGTCAACCACAGT TGTAAGCCGAACCTCCAAGTCTACAACGTCTTCATTGATAACCAAGATGAGCGACTACCTCGCATTGCGTTTTTTTCCACCCGTACAATACGTACAGGCGAGGAGCTGACTTTTGACTACAACATGCAAG tGGATCCAGTCGATGTTGAAAGTACAAAAATGGATTCCAATTTTGGCCTGGCCGGACTTCCTGGATCCCCGAAAAAACGAATCCGTGTGGAGTGCAAATGTGGCGCAGCCCAGTGTCGTAAATACCTCTTCTGA